One part of the Granulicella arctica genome encodes these proteins:
- a CDS encoding HNH endonuclease, whose protein sequence is MQSGKMRKQKQRLSQKCHTTHSSGRVMTELDVRVGVFRQPAMQTPVLVLNASYEPINICGARRALVLVLKGVARTEEEQGTILHAARFQVSMPSVIRLLDYRRIPHQTRALSRKNILLRDRNCCQYCSVVLTAAELTLDHVIPRSRGGLSTWENLVACCHDCNRRKGNQMLHELTEMKLQREPRPFSLHTSRHIMRMIGSADPSWRRYLYFESESAA, encoded by the coding sequence ATGCAATCGGGGAAGATGCGGAAGCAGAAGCAGCGACTGAGCCAGAAGTGCCATACCACGCATAGCAGCGGGCGCGTGATGACGGAGCTGGACGTGCGGGTTGGGGTGTTTCGGCAGCCTGCGATGCAGACACCGGTGCTGGTGCTGAATGCGAGCTACGAGCCGATCAACATCTGCGGTGCGCGACGGGCGCTGGTGCTGGTGCTGAAGGGGGTGGCTCGGACGGAGGAGGAGCAGGGCACGATTCTGCATGCGGCGCGGTTTCAGGTGTCGATGCCGAGCGTGATCCGGCTGCTGGACTATCGACGGATTCCGCACCAGACGCGGGCGCTGAGCCGGAAGAACATTCTGCTGCGCGACCGCAACTGCTGCCAGTATTGCAGCGTAGTGCTGACGGCGGCGGAGCTGACGCTGGACCATGTGATTCCACGATCGCGTGGTGGGCTGTCGACGTGGGAGAATCTGGTTGCGTGTTGCCACGATTGCAATCGCCGCAAGGGCAACCAGATGTTGCATGAGTTGACGGAGATGAAGCTACAGCGCGAGCCACGGCCGTTCAGTCTGCATACGTCGCGGCACATTATGCGGATGATCGGATCTGCTGATCCTAGCTGGCGGCGGTATCTTTACTTCGAATCGGAGTCGGCGGCGTAG
- a CDS encoding regulatory protein RecX, whose protein sequence is MGEGSLSMAFARPKRREPVGEAELFEYAVATLARRMRSERDLRRLMRLRAEEGEAGEQAMDGVVRRLQELNYLSDTRFAADYTRLRKENEKFGKRRVQQDLMQKGLSKELIATTLTTAYESVDEAALARAYCARKRMKQPVDQKETARTMNRLMRAGFSSTAIFKVLRAWGVEVEESGADSDSYAERDEPVGDEC, encoded by the coding sequence ATGGGCGAAGGGAGCCTGTCGATGGCGTTTGCAAGGCCGAAGAGACGTGAGCCTGTGGGTGAGGCGGAGCTGTTCGAGTATGCCGTGGCGACGTTGGCGCGGCGGATGCGGAGCGAGCGCGATCTGCGCCGGTTGATGCGGTTGCGAGCGGAGGAGGGTGAGGCTGGAGAGCAGGCGATGGATGGGGTCGTCCGGCGATTGCAGGAGCTGAACTACCTCTCGGATACGCGGTTTGCGGCGGACTACACGCGGTTGCGCAAGGAGAATGAGAAGTTCGGCAAACGGCGCGTGCAGCAGGACCTGATGCAGAAGGGGCTCTCGAAGGAGCTGATTGCGACGACGCTGACGACGGCTTACGAGAGTGTGGATGAGGCTGCGCTGGCACGCGCGTACTGTGCACGGAAGCGGATGAAGCAGCCGGTGGATCAGAAGGAGACGGCGCGGACGATGAATCGGCTGATGCGGGCGGGGTTTTCTTCGACGGCGATCTTTAAGGTGCTGCGGGCGTGGGGGGTTGAGGTTGAGGAGAGCGGGGCGGACTCCGACTCGTATGCGGAGCGGGATGAGCCGGTCGGCGATGAGTGCTGA
- the alaS gene encoding alanine--tRNA ligase, whose product MVNRSGSQIREDFLRFFEGKVSLVTGAGHRRVHSASLVPANDPTLLFTNAGMNQFKDVFLGAEKREYSRATSSQKCVRAGGKHNDLENVGFTRRHHTFFEMLGNFSFGDYFKREAIAYAWELLTSKEWFGIDKDKLYVTIFEGDAKVPRDDEAFGYWREVGVPAERIVAMSAKDNFWQMGDTGPCGPCSEIYYDLGVGASETGEDLPFPQDEQRYVEIWNLVFMQFDRSSDGVLTPLPKPSIDTGMGLERIAAVLQGKVSNYETDLFTPLIAKAAELTGFTAISAEEASISDAKNAASLRIISDHARAATFLISDGVLPANEGRGYVLRKILRRGIRHGRLLGQERPFMYEMVFAVRDEMVVAYPELKETAERVSKVVLAEEEQFARTLELGLKQMNEETLRSGSLAFRLYETFGMPLDFMVDAARDAGIDFDMAGFEAAKEEEQARARASWKGGSQKSAAPVYRELAKTEFEGYLALRVDGAKVLALVKDGVGVPELKAGELGEVVLDATSFYADSGGQVGDIGWLAGHKTGGAHNTVVAEVQGATKPVQGVFAHRVMARQTIAVGDVVDTVVDAENRRATERNHTGTHLLHAALREVLGKHVKQAGSLVDATRLRFDFSHFTGVAEEELREIETIVNRQVLGNAKVETMVDVPIDVAVNELGAMALFGEKYGDRVRVVKIGDFSTELCGGTHTGATGEIGLIKLVGEGSVSSGVRRVEAVSGTGALSEFRRDFDVARVVGQLVGSSDADSLRARLSSQDEEMKKLRRELDQVRMKAASASVADSAESAVEVKGVKVLAQRVDGLDKGQMRSLVDTLRGKLGSGVVVLGAAVDGKVSLIAGVTKDLTGRVQAGKIVGLLAAQVGGKGGGRPDLAEAGGSDLGALDGALAHAAEVVGGLLG is encoded by the coding sequence ATGGTCAATCGTTCAGGCAGCCAGATTCGGGAAGATTTTCTGCGGTTTTTTGAGGGTAAGGTGTCGCTGGTGACGGGGGCTGGGCATCGGCGGGTGCACTCTGCTTCGCTGGTTCCGGCGAACGATCCTACGCTGCTGTTTACTAACGCGGGGATGAACCAGTTCAAGGACGTCTTTCTGGGTGCGGAGAAGCGCGAGTATAGCCGGGCGACGTCGAGCCAGAAGTGCGTGCGGGCGGGGGGCAAGCACAACGATCTGGAGAACGTCGGCTTTACGCGGCGGCACCATACGTTCTTCGAGATGCTGGGGAACTTCAGCTTTGGCGACTACTTTAAGCGCGAGGCGATTGCGTATGCGTGGGAGCTGCTGACCTCGAAGGAGTGGTTCGGGATCGACAAGGACAAGCTGTATGTGACGATCTTCGAGGGCGATGCGAAGGTTCCGCGGGACGATGAGGCGTTTGGCTACTGGCGCGAGGTGGGGGTTCCGGCGGAGCGGATTGTGGCGATGTCGGCGAAGGATAATTTTTGGCAGATGGGCGATACGGGGCCTTGCGGACCGTGTTCGGAGATTTATTACGACCTTGGCGTGGGCGCGAGCGAGACGGGGGAGGACCTTCCCTTTCCGCAGGACGAGCAGCGGTATGTCGAGATATGGAATTTGGTGTTTATGCAGTTCGATCGGAGCAGCGATGGTGTGCTGACGCCGCTGCCGAAGCCTTCGATCGATACGGGCATGGGGTTGGAGCGGATTGCGGCGGTGTTGCAGGGGAAGGTTTCGAACTATGAGACGGACCTGTTTACTCCGCTGATTGCAAAGGCTGCGGAGTTGACTGGATTTACGGCGATCAGTGCGGAGGAGGCTTCTATCTCCGATGCGAAGAATGCGGCTTCGTTGCGCATCATCAGCGATCATGCGCGTGCGGCTACGTTTCTGATCTCGGATGGTGTGCTGCCGGCGAATGAAGGGCGCGGGTATGTGCTGCGGAAGATTCTGCGGCGTGGGATTCGGCATGGGCGGCTGTTGGGGCAGGAGAGGCCGTTTATGTATGAGATGGTCTTTGCGGTTCGGGATGAGATGGTGGTGGCTTATCCGGAGTTGAAGGAGACTGCGGAGCGGGTGAGTAAGGTGGTGTTGGCGGAGGAGGAGCAGTTTGCTCGCACGCTGGAGCTTGGTCTGAAGCAGATGAATGAGGAGACGTTGCGGTCGGGATCGCTGGCGTTCCGGTTGTATGAGACGTTTGGCATGCCGCTGGATTTTATGGTGGATGCGGCTCGCGATGCGGGTATTGATTTCGATATGGCTGGGTTCGAGGCTGCTAAGGAAGAGGAGCAGGCGCGGGCGCGGGCTAGTTGGAAGGGTGGGTCGCAGAAGTCGGCGGCTCCGGTTTATCGGGAGTTGGCGAAGACGGAGTTTGAGGGGTACTTGGCGCTCCGGGTGGATGGCGCGAAGGTGTTGGCGCTCGTCAAGGATGGCGTGGGTGTGCCGGAGTTGAAGGCGGGCGAGTTGGGTGAGGTGGTGCTCGATGCGACGAGCTTCTATGCGGACTCGGGCGGGCAGGTGGGCGATATCGGCTGGCTGGCTGGTCACAAAACGGGCGGCGCCCACAATACGGTGGTGGCCGAGGTGCAGGGTGCGACGAAGCCGGTGCAGGGTGTGTTTGCGCATAGGGTGATGGCGCGGCAGACGATTGCGGTCGGCGATGTGGTCGATACGGTGGTGGATGCGGAGAATCGGCGGGCGACGGAGCGCAACCATACGGGGACGCACTTACTTCATGCGGCGCTGCGCGAGGTGCTGGGGAAGCATGTGAAGCAGGCGGGGTCGCTGGTGGATGCGACGCGGCTGCGGTTCGACTTCTCGCACTTTACGGGTGTCGCGGAGGAGGAGCTGCGCGAGATTGAGACGATTGTGAATCGGCAGGTGCTGGGGAACGCGAAGGTCGAGACGATGGTCGATGTGCCGATCGATGTGGCGGTGAATGAGTTGGGCGCGATGGCTCTGTTCGGCGAGAAGTATGGCGACCGTGTGCGCGTGGTGAAGATCGGCGACTTTTCGACGGAGCTTTGCGGTGGAACGCATACGGGCGCGACGGGCGAGATCGGGTTGATCAAGCTGGTGGGCGAGGGGTCGGTGTCGAGTGGTGTGCGGCGTGTTGAGGCGGTGTCGGGAACGGGCGCGCTGAGCGAGTTCCGGCGTGACTTCGATGTGGCGCGTGTGGTCGGCCAGTTGGTGGGATCGTCGGATGCTGATTCGTTGCGGGCGCGGCTGTCTTCTCAGGATGAGGAGATGAAGAAGCTGCGGCGCGAGCTGGACCAGGTGCGGATGAAGGCGGCTTCGGCTTCGGTGGCGGACTCGGCGGAGAGCGCGGTTGAGGTGAAGGGCGTGAAGGTGCTGGCGCAACGGGTGGATGGGCTGGATAAGGGCCAGATGCGGTCGCTGGTGGATACGCTGCGGGGCAAGCTGGGCTCGGGCGTTGTGGTGCTGGGCGCGGCGGTGGATGGTAAGGTTTCGCTGATCGCGGGCGTTACGAAGGATCTGACTGGGCGGGTGCAGGCGGGCAAGATTGTCGGACTGCTTGCGGCGCAGGTTGGCGGCAAGGGTGGTGGACGGCCGGATCTTGCTGAGGCGGGCGGCAGCGATTTGGGAGCGCTGGATGGCGCACTGGCGCATGCGGCTGAGGTTGTGGGCGGCCTGCTGGGATAA